A stretch of DNA from Sandaracinaceae bacterium:
GCCGGTGTCCACGTAGAAGACGGCGTAGCGCTGAGGGCGCATCCCCAGCGCGAACAGCGTCAGGCCGAGCGCCTGGACGCCGGCGTCGAGCACGGCGAGACCCCAGCTGCCGCCGAGCAGGTAGTCACTGTGTGCGTTCTCGAGGAGAATGCCCAGCACGGGGATGGCCGTGCGGCGACTGTCCGCCCCGCTGTCCACCATGACGGCCAATGGCAGGGCGTAGGATCCCACGAACACGCCGACTCCGACGAAGGCGAGCACCAACCGGCGACGCTCGATGACCTCGACTCCTGCGGGGGCCGCCTCGGAACGACCCAGCCGCTCGAGCCGACGACGGCCACGGTAGGGCACCTGGCCGGGCGGCACATAGGCCTGTTGCGCGTAGGGCTGCTGCGCGGGGTACGGCTGCGCGGGGTACGGCTGCGTCTGCGCAGGGTACGGCTGCGTCTGCGGCGCGGGGTACGGCTGCGCAGGCGGCGGGGGCGCATCCGAGTAGCCGGGAGGGACGTAGTAGTCGTCGTTCTGGACCGGCGGACCGATGGGGTCGCCCTGCGCCTGCGCGGACCCGGCCAACACGAGCATGGCGAGGAACGCGAGCCAAGGCGCCACCGCACACCACCTGCAGAACAGCACCCGATCATCCATGTCCGCGATGCTAGCAGCCCGAGCGCGCCGCGGCGAACGGCGTCTGCGGGTGGCGCCAGGACGACGCCGTCGGCATGCTCCCGTGATGACCGAGCAAGACCGCCCGACCCAGCACGACCCGCTCGCGGGCCTCGACGAGCAGACCCGCACCGAGCTGGAGGCCGCCGCGTTCCGCCGCCTTCTGAAGCACCTGCGTGAGCGCACCGACGTGCAGAACATCGACCTGATGAACCTGGCAGGGTTCTGCCGGAACTGCCTCAGCAAGTGGTACCGCGAGGCCGCCACGGACCGTGGCATCGAGCTGAGCGACCCGGCCGTGCGCGAGCATGTCTACGGGATGCCCTACGAGCGCTGGAAGGCCGAGCACCAGCGCTGAGGCGCCGCGTCAGATGGGGTCGATGACCACGACCGGAATGACCCGGTCCGTCCAGCGCTGGTAGTTGTCGTAGTCGAAGTACAGCTCCACCAGCTGCGGCCACAGCTCGGCGCGCTCGGCCTCGTCGGCGACGCGCGCCGTGCCGTACCACTTCTTGCCCTTCACCTGCACCTCGCAGCGTGGGTTGGCCTTGACGTTGAAGAACCACGCGGGGTTCTTCGGGAGCCCGCCGGTCGACGCGACGACGACCACGCTGTCGCCCTTGGGGAGGTACAGCAGCGGCACCACGCGCGCCTCGCCGCTCTTGCGGCCCGTGGTCGTGAGCAGGCACACGTCGACCCCGCGCGGGAACGCTGCGCCCACGCGCCACTTCGAGCCGATGAGGCCGTTGGTCTTCTGGTAGACCCAGACGTTCGCCTTGGTCATGCGGTTCAGGAACGGCTTCACCCAGGGCTTGTCGAGGCCCTCCGGCTTCTCACGGACGATGTACTTGCGCGCCATGCGTCGGTTGTGAGGTGCCCCTCTGCCGCACGCAACTCGGCAACGAGCGCTCCGGCGCGTAACGATCCGACGTTCCTTGTCCGGGCCGAGCGCGAACGACGGCCCGCTCCGTGGCATACTGCGAACCATGCTCGCTCTCCGCACCCACGACATCGACGCTGCACAAGACCCCGAGAGCGTGCACCGCGCGATAGGCCGCGTAGCGGAGCAGAGCACAGGGGGCCACAACCCCACCTGGCTCATCCGCGAGCCGACCACCGCGCGTGACCAGGCCGAGGCCGCCCGCAGCGCGGTGACGGGACCGGCGGGGTTCTCGCTGCTGCTCCACCGTGTGGCACCGGGCGCCGTGCTCACGCCCCCCGCCGAGCCCGCCCGCATGACGGTGTTCATCGTCGTGCGCGGCGCCCTGCGCAACAGCACGGGCGAGAGCCTGCCAGAGCGCAGCATGCTGCTCGCCGAGAAGGGTCAGGTCGTGCGCCTGGAGAACGGCGCGGCGCCCGCCGAGGTGCTCCAGCTGACCTTCGTCCCACGCAGCGGGCGTGCGCTGCCGGTCGGCCCGCGCATCGTGCGCCAGCGCGACCTGCGCCCGCTGCGCTCGCGGCCTCCGTTCGCGTGGGTGCCCGATGCCATCGGCGACTTCCTCAGCCCACGAGACCTCTACCTGGCCCTCGGCCCCACCGCGCATGGCCCGCTCCGCTTCGGCGTGGCGGGGCCCGACGAGCTGGTGACGGTGTTCGTGCAGACGCCACGCGGCACTGGCCCGGCCCTGCACGTACACACGAAGAGCACCGAGATGTTCTGTGTGCTGACAGGGCGGTTCCGCATCACGTGGGGCGACGACGGTGAGCACGAGGCCGTGCTCGGGCCGCTGGACACGATCGTCGTCCCCCGGGGTCTGAACCGCGCGTTCACGGCCATGGACGAGGGCGAAAACTGGATCCTACCGATCGTCGTCGGCACCAACGACGAGGCCGAGGACATCCTGTGGCTCGAGCACGTCTTCGAGCCGGTGCGCGCTCGCTTCCCGCTGCTGTCGGCGATCGCGTCCCGCACCAAGCTGCAGGTCGGGCACCGCGCCCGGGACTGACGTGAGGAATGCACTTCGCGAGGTCGCGCGCGCTCCTACACGTGGCGCCTATCGGCGCCTGGCGGCGGTCGCGCTGAGCCTGGCGACCCTCCTGCTGGGTACCGTGGCGCTGCGCGGCGGGTCCACGCCACCGCGTGCCAACGGGACGCACTCGCGCGCCGCGGCCGTGCTCAACGGAGGGGTGAACGTGGGCGAGCAGGACCCCGTCGCGCTCGCGCGGGCCATGCGGGAGACGGGTCTCGACACGCTGCAGATCTCCTATGACGCGCGCCTCACCACGTGGGACGGCGCCGACCTCGACTTCCGGGAACGCGAACCCGGCGTGCTCCGTGCCCGAGTGCGCGCCGCCCGCGCGGCTGGGCTGTCGGTCATGCTCGTCTTGAGGGTCCGGCTCGATGGCGAACACCCCTCGAATCGCCACCTCTGGCACGGCCTGGCGTGGCCGCGCGACGCAGCCCTCGAGGCCTTCTTCGCGAGGTACCGGGACTTCGTCCTGTGGGCCGCCGACCTAGCCGAAGAAGAAGACGTGGCGATGCTGGTGATCGGCAACGAGCTGAACGCGCTCACGAGCACCGGCGTCGACGTCCCGGGCGTGCTGCGCCGTGCGCTCGACCACGAGCAGTTGGCGCGCGAGGCCGCCGCCCTGCGCCGCTGCGATGCCGAGGGGCCAGTTCGTTGGCACGACGGCGGGAGCTACCCCGATCTCGCGAGCGCGGTAGCGGGTGAGCAGCGCGCCCTCTCTCGCTGGGGCGCCGCCGTCGCGGGCCCGCACGAGGGCCGCGCGAGCCGCCTACGCCAGCGACGTCGCCTGCACGACGACTTCTGGCGCGCCACGCTCGACGAGGCCCGCGCACACTACCGCGGCGTGCTGTCCTACGGCGCGGGCTTCGACAGCTTCTCGGAGGTGGGGTTCTGGGACGCGACCGATGCCCTGGTCACCACAGCCTACTTCGGGCTCTACGAGCTCGGCGAAGACGCAGACCGGCGGGCGTTCGAGGCGGCTTGGACGCGACACTTGGAGAGCGTCTCGCGCGTCGCACGCGCGCGCCCGTCGCACCCCGAGCTGCCCGTGTACTTCGGCGAGCTGGGCTTCACGCGGCGCAAGCACAGTGGCGTCCGCCCTTGGTCCTACGAGGGGTTCGAGATCCTCCCTCGGGCGGATGGGAGCGACGCGTGCGTGGCGTGGGGCGAGGTGCCCCTCGACCCCGGGGAACGCGCGCGCGCGCTGGAGGGGCTCGGAGACGCCCTCGCTCGAGGTGCCTTGCCCCAGCTGCGCGGCTTCAGCCTGTGGAAGATCACCAGCGACGACACGCACGCCGCCCTCGAGCCTTATGCCATCCGCCTGCGCGACGCGCTGACCACCGAGACGCGTCGCGCCCGGAGCGAGCGGCCGACCCTCGCGGCCGTCGCCCGCCTGAGCGCCCTGCTGCGGGCGCGACCTGCCGCGCGGTGACGGGCCCTCGGCCCCCGCGTGGCGTGCGACCGCCACCGCGAACACGACTTGCCAGGGCCGCACGCATTGGGTATGTACGTCGCCCGCCCGGGCTCGCCCGGGTCAGGATGCTTAGCTCAGCTGGATAGAGCGTTGGCTTCCGAAGCCAA
This window harbors:
- a CDS encoding nitroreductase family deazaflavin-dependent oxidoreductase — its product is MARKYIVREKPEGLDKPWVKPFLNRMTKANVWVYQKTNGLIGSKWRVGAAFPRGVDVCLLTTTGRKSGEARVVPLLYLPKGDSVVVVASTGGLPKNPAWFFNVKANPRCEVQVKGKKWYGTARVADEAERAELWPQLVELYFDYDNYQRWTDRVIPVVVIDPI
- a CDS encoding cupin domain-containing protein; translated protein: MLALRTHDIDAAQDPESVHRAIGRVAEQSTGGHNPTWLIREPTTARDQAEAARSAVTGPAGFSLLLHRVAPGAVLTPPAEPARMTVFIVVRGALRNSTGESLPERSMLLAEKGQVVRLENGAAPAEVLQLTFVPRSGRALPVGPRIVRQRDLRPLRSRPPFAWVPDAIGDFLSPRDLYLALGPTAHGPLRFGVAGPDELVTVFVQTPRGTGPALHVHTKSTEMFCVLTGRFRITWGDDGEHEAVLGPLDTIVVPRGLNRAFTAMDEGENWILPIVVGTNDEAEDILWLEHVFEPVRARFPLLSAIASRTKLQVGHRARD
- a CDS encoding DUF1244 domain-containing protein; its protein translation is MTEQDRPTQHDPLAGLDEQTRTELEAAAFRRLLKHLRERTDVQNIDLMNLAGFCRNCLSKWYREAATDRGIELSDPAVREHVYGMPYERWKAEHQR